AGTCTTTAAATTCAGGTTCTGAACTTAATCATACCCTTATTAGCTTGATTCCTAAGAAGAAATGTTGTGAAATGCTGATTTTCTCCCTATTAGCCTTTGTAATGTAATCTATAAGCTGGTTTCTAAGGTTATTGCTAATAGACTAAAAAGGGTGCTGGCCTCTGTTATTTCTGACTCACAAGGAGCTTTTGTGTCTGGAAGGTTGATAACTGATAAAGTGCTAGTGGCTTATAAGCTTGTGAACCATTTGAGGAATAAGAGGAAAGGGAAAACGGGGTGCATGTCTTTGAAGTTGGATATGAACAAGACCTACGATAGGGTGGAATGGGGTTTCCTagaaatgattttgttaaaaCTTGGTTTTGCTCAGAACTTTGTGAAGTTGATTATGGAGTGCATTAAAACTATTTCCttttcagttttggtgaatAGCTTGCCACATGGCCCTATTTTTCCAAGTAGAGGGATAAGGCAAGGGGACCCACTATCCCTTTACCACTTCGTTCTATGCACAAAGGGCTTAACTGGTCTATTAAAAACTGCTGAGAGGGACAACACAGTCAGGGGGATGCGTGTTTGTAGATGAGCTCCTGAGGTTAATCACCTTCTTTTTGTAGACGATAGTGTCATTTTCTGCAAGGTTGATGTTATTACAATAAGAAATATTCAATCTATTTTGGAAAAGTACGAGTTTTCTCTGGTCAGACAATTAATAGACAAAAAACGGCTATGATTTTTTCAAGGAATGTGGGAGAGGATAATCAAAGAGAGCTTATGAGCTTGTGGGATGTGAGCTCCTTCCAACATTATGAGAAGTATATAGGCTTGCCTAACATGGTTGGGAAGTCAAAATCAAGGGCCTTTGCTGAGATTAAAAGTAGGGACTAGAATAAATTACAAAGCTAGAAAGAACAATTGTTGTCTTAGGGGGGAAGAGAGGTGTTGATCAAAGTTGTTGCCTTATCCATTCCCTCATATGCCACGAGTTGTTTCATGTTACCAGCAAGCTTTTGTAAGGAGTTGGAGAGGATGACGGCAAGGTTTTGGTGGGGATAgtaaaataatgagaaaaaattaCATTGGATGAGGTGGAGTTATATGTGTTAATCTAAGTTTAGAGGAGGGATGGGCTTTAAGGATTTACAGTTTTTTAATATGGCACTTTTGGCTAAGCAAGGATGGCGAATCTTACAAACTAAGGGTTCCCTTTTACACTGAATCTTTAAAGCAAGATACTTTACACAAGTGAATATTTTTGCTTCTAAGCTAGGACCAAACCCCTTTTATGCATGGAGAGTGATATGGGAAGCTAAAAAATGGTTGGTGCAGGGATGTAAATGGAGAGTAGGGACTGGGGAAAATTTTTAGATATGCATGCTTGGATTCCTGGCCACAAGCCTTTGGTGGATGAATTGATATTGAGGGAAGGTACTGACATGGAAGAGACGATGGATACTCTTATTGATTTAGAAACAAAAGGATGGAGGATGGATCATATTAGAGCTCTCTCTAATCCAATCGTAGCAGCTGACATTTTGAAAATAAGGCTGTCATCAAATCAGTATGAGGATAAATGGATAtggatagaagaaaaaaatgagaattttagtGTTAAAAGTCCTTATAGACTGATACAAAACCTGAGTAACAACAGTGAGGGGGAGAGTTCAAGTGCTATAGATAAGAGGAAGCTATGGAAAATGTTGTGGAAGATGTAGGTCCTAAAAAGAATTCAAACATTTGCATGGCCAGTTTTTAGAGATATATTGCCTACTCATacaaatttgagaaaaagaaaaaaaaaaaagaaagtagatgTGGAGATAGATGTTGTTTCTGCAAGGCAGCCCCTAAGGATGTTCATCATGCCTTAGTTTCCTTTCCATCATTCAAGGGCTTCTGGAGAAATTATGTACTTGTTATGCAGTAGCTGCCTCTTGATTTGGATTTCTTGGCTGTGGCCAATTTCTTTCTTGATAGAGGAACAAAGTCAGAGTTTACAATGTTCTTTCTTATAACCTGAGGCTTGTGGTTGAGACACAACAAGATGTAGATGGGACAACTTTTGCTTCAGCCTAAGCAGGTTATAAACCACTCTCTATCTATGCATAAAACTTTAACTGATTTAAGAAGCTCATCAATTAGAGTGCCAAAACAGTATGCAATTGGAACCCTCCTCCAAGAGG
This genomic interval from Juglans microcarpa x Juglans regia isolate MS1-56 chromosome 4D, Jm3101_v1.0, whole genome shotgun sequence contains the following:
- the LOC121260172 gene encoding uncharacterized protein LOC121260172 encodes the protein MNTDLTKIYTAEEVSVALQQMHPTKAPGPDGMSPVFYQKYWHIVGNSVTSAVLQSLNSGSELNHTLISLIPKKKCCEMLIFSLLAFVMLITDKVLVAYKLVNHLRNKRKGKTGCMSLKLDMNKTYDRVEWGFLEMILLKLGFAQNFVKLIMECIKTISFSVLVNSLPHGPIFPSRGIRQGDPLSLYHFVLCTKGLTGLLKTAERDNTVRGMRVCR